One part of the Bacteroidia bacterium genome encodes these proteins:
- a CDS encoding ATP-binding protein, whose amino-acid sequence MQRNKVYFFATLAAIGLILMNQVFIQYWLFQKQQDASIINLAGRQRMLSQRILAEAYALQLKDSRSPINIRAYYIEWDSAHQFLLETQKEQFWTWTDRKIYQQLSSLNPFFKEVNAYILELEKGNSPPILDLRANQDSFLEYMDKTVQSLQISSDRKLNFVIIMEIVFACMSLILIYYEITYVFKRIDTELRSKNRELLSSNRMLEDYAYLAAHDLRSPAQNIINFSKVLKKMFKEREDEKEKEYLGFILESAIRLKDTTNDLLEFSRINNENLLIRTQDIEQILSDIQMDLKKEIEEKQAKISIGSMPAGIQGDASLLRLLFQNLLSNAIKFVPAEKQAEVQISYESKEEKHLFIVEDNGIGIKEEDQQTIFKLFKRLHNKEDFEGTGIGLSLCEKILEKHHGRIYVKSQENEGSRFFVEIPKKLV is encoded by the coding sequence ATGCAAAGAAATAAAGTCTATTTTTTTGCTACCCTTGCCGCCATCGGCCTGATCCTTATGAATCAGGTCTTTATCCAGTATTGGTTATTCCAAAAACAGCAGGATGCCAGCATAATCAATTTGGCAGGTAGGCAAAGAATGTTAAGCCAAAGAATCCTTGCAGAGGCTTATGCTTTACAGCTTAAAGATTCAAGAAGTCCTATAAATATACGCGCCTATTATATAGAATGGGATAGTGCACATCAATTCCTTCTCGAAACCCAGAAAGAACAATTCTGGACCTGGACCGATAGAAAAATATATCAACAATTATCCTCTCTTAATCCATTTTTCAAAGAAGTCAATGCCTACATTCTTGAACTTGAGAAAGGAAATTCTCCTCCTATTCTGGACTTAAGGGCAAACCAGGATTCTTTCCTCGAATACATGGATAAAACCGTCCAAAGTCTGCAAATATCTTCGGATCGCAAACTAAATTTTGTGATCATTATGGAGATTGTTTTTGCCTGTATGTCATTAATTCTGATCTACTATGAAATAACCTATGTATTTAAGCGAATAGATACAGAATTGAGGAGTAAAAATCGGGAATTGCTGAGTAGTAATCGTATGCTGGAAGATTATGCCTACCTCGCAGCTCATGATCTCCGCTCTCCAGCCCAAAACATCATAAACTTTAGCAAGGTTCTCAAAAAGATGTTCAAGGAAAGGGAAGATGAAAAGGAAAAAGAGTATTTAGGATTTATCCTGGAATCAGCCATCCGGCTCAAAGATACTACCAATGATCTCCTGGAATTCTCGAGAATCAATAATGAAAACCTGCTAATAAGGACTCAGGATATCGAACAGATACTTTCAGATATTCAGATGGATCTTAAGAAAGAGATTGAAGAAAAGCAGGCGAAGATATCTATAGGGTCTATGCCGGCGGGTATTCAAGGAGACGCCAGCCTGCTCCGACTGCTCTTTCAGAACCTTCTATCCAATGCGATCAAATTCGTTCCTGCCGAAAAACAAGCTGAGGTTCAGATAAGCTATGAAAGCAAAGAAGAGAAACATCTTTTTATCGTAGAGGATAATGGAATTGGAATAAAGGAAGAAGATCAACAGACGATCTTCAAACTCTTTAAACGCCTTCACAATAAAGAAGACTTTGAGGGTACAGGAATTGGCCTGAGTTTATGTGAGAAAATCCTCGAAAAGCACCACGGAAGGATTTATGTAAAAAGCCAGGAAAATGAGGGCAGTCGATTTTTTGTAGAAATCCCCAAGAAGCTGGTTTAA
- a CDS encoding response regulator — translation MHKFDLLVFIDDDRPNNVFHELIMEESGLGKEAKSFLSPLKALAYFQELEDQNEIFPEIIFLDINMPQMTGWEFLDRFEEMELKKYPWIVILSSSNYHKDKALSDAHPLVHSYIEKPLSKENLQALLIAFQDAKK, via the coding sequence ATGCATAAGTTTGACCTATTGGTTTTCATAGACGATGATCGTCCAAATAATGTTTTCCATGAACTCATAATGGAGGAGTCCGGGCTGGGGAAAGAAGCCAAGTCATTTCTGTCACCTCTAAAAGCCCTGGCATACTTTCAGGAATTGGAGGATCAAAATGAGATCTTTCCTGAAATTATTTTCCTGGACATAAATATGCCTCAAATGACAGGTTGGGAGTTTTTGGATCGATTTGAAGAGATGGAGTTGAAGAAATATCCCTGGATTGTGATCCTGAGTTCTTCTAATTATCATAAAGATAAAGCCTTAAGTGATGCACACCCTTTGGTACATTCCTACATAGAAAAACCCTTGAGCAAAGAAAATCTTCAGGCATTACTTATTGCTTTTCAGGATGCAAAGAAATAA
- a CDS encoding serine hydrolase domain-containing protein, with protein sequence MHKTSTLLLIILLCVFCCKHLQAQPAEQALTDLLTAQLNMKGKRPVPNFMVYALNRKKGLEVHLGLGIKGRNEDAIEKDYQFRIASITKTFVSTIILQLKEEGKLRLEDKVSTYLSAVDSIRYDDFHFFEGSPYAADIDIEMLLQHRSGIADIFTDAETRFNLSVLTHKKRHFSPKKVVDLFFKYKLHKKALFKPGEGNHYSDMNYMLLGFIIEQIEGMPLHEAYRKRILDPLAMKNTYHEYLEAPRGTLKQIDAYLNRINLTQKVNTSYEWAGGGLISSTRDLGIFIQAIFDLKLFKEKSTLMEMISLEKNQKFDKEAGMGIFHYELGGMDFYGHGGYYGSLLIFNPKEEILLSINVGQANAPFDAEQLVSKMVEIMADPISEKKD encoded by the coding sequence ATGCACAAAACATCTACCCTACTATTGATCATTCTGCTGTGCGTGTTTTGCTGTAAACACTTACAGGCTCAGCCAGCGGAACAAGCCCTTACGGATTTGCTGACTGCCCAGTTAAACATGAAGGGCAAGAGACCAGTTCCCAATTTTATGGTATATGCCTTGAATCGGAAAAAAGGGCTTGAAGTTCATCTCGGTCTTGGAATAAAAGGTCGAAATGAAGATGCTATAGAGAAAGATTATCAGTTTCGGATTGCAAGTATTACAAAAACCTTTGTTTCCACCATTATTCTTCAGTTGAAAGAGGAAGGTAAGCTTCGGTTGGAAGATAAAGTTTCGACCTATCTTTCGGCTGTTGATTCAATTCGATATGATGACTTTCATTTTTTCGAAGGAAGTCCCTATGCAGCGGATATAGATATAGAGATGTTATTGCAGCACCGATCTGGCATTGCCGATATTTTCACAGATGCAGAGACACGTTTCAATTTAAGTGTTCTCACACATAAAAAGCGGCACTTTAGCCCCAAAAAAGTGGTGGATTTATTCTTCAAGTATAAACTTCATAAAAAGGCACTCTTTAAGCCAGGTGAAGGCAATCACTACTCAGATATGAACTATATGCTTCTGGGCTTTATCATTGAGCAAATAGAAGGTATGCCCTTGCATGAGGCTTACCGCAAACGTATTCTTGATCCCCTGGCTATGAAGAATACTTACCATGAGTACCTGGAAGCTCCCCGGGGGACTTTGAAGCAGATTGATGCATATTTAAACCGAATAAATCTAACCCAAAAAGTAAATACCTCTTATGAATGGGCTGGGGGAGGGCTGATTTCAAGTACACGAGACTTGGGAATTTTTATCCAGGCAATTTTTGACCTGAAACTATTCAAGGAAAAATCTACCCTTATGGAAATGATCTCCTTGGAGAAGAATCAAAAGTTTGACAAAGAAGCGGGTATGGGGATCTTTCATTATGAACTGGGAGGCATGGATTTTTACGGACATGGAGGATACTATGGATCACTTCTGATTTTCAATCCCAAAGAAGAAATACTTTTGTCCATAAATGTTGGTCAGGCAAATGCCCCCTTCGATGCTGAACAGTTGGTAAGCAAGATGGTGGAAATCATGGCAGATCCGATTTCTGAGAAGAAGGATTAG
- a CDS encoding methyltransferase domain-containing protein, which yields MAKAQAGIPQDLHQVERMQKYYQFHAKIYDLTRWSFLFGREAIIKHALDANPECRSILEVGCGTGHNLSLLAQHFTKAKIIGLDVSAQMLEKARENTEPYQAQLVLEEQAYERGNFSWTGKLDMILFSYSLSMINPFWKELLEQAHKDLRPGGIIAVVDFHDSPLGWFKSHMGNNHVRMDAHIVPVLKELFQTEFEEISGAYLGLWKYFRFVGIKA from the coding sequence ATGGCAAAAGCGCAGGCTGGCATTCCTCAGGACCTCCATCAAGTGGAGAGAATGCAAAAATACTATCAGTTCCATGCGAAAATCTATGATTTGACTCGTTGGTCCTTTCTGTTTGGCAGAGAGGCTATTATCAAACATGCCCTGGATGCTAATCCAGAATGTCGTTCGATTCTGGAAGTCGGATGTGGAACAGGACACAATCTTTCTTTATTGGCCCAGCATTTCACCAAAGCAAAAATTATCGGACTGGATGTATCTGCCCAAATGCTCGAAAAAGCTCGGGAGAATACAGAACCTTATCAGGCCCAGCTGGTTTTGGAGGAACAGGCCTATGAGCGTGGAAACTTTAGCTGGACGGGCAAACTGGATATGATTCTGTTCAGCTACTCCCTCTCTATGATCAATCCTTTCTGGAAAGAACTTCTGGAGCAAGCTCATAAAGATCTAAGACCTGGAGGAATCATTGCAGTAGTCGATTTCCATGATTCTCCTCTCGGCTGGTTCAAAAGTCATATGGGCAATAATCATGTGCGTATGGATGCTCACATTGTACCCGTATTGAAGGAGCTGTTTCAAACCGAATTTGAGGAAATATCAGGAGCTTATCTGGGCTTATGGAAGTACTTTAGATTTGTCGGAATAAAAGCCTAA
- a CDS encoding BtaA family protein — MLVADRIRNWVFHKVHVNNLVYNTCWEDPRCDRNLMEFKEDSEIVMITSAGCNALAYLLDDPQAIHCIDMNPRQNSLLELKLALFRNCNHETLFQFFGQGMHPQYDTVYKESLREDLSGDDQIFWDKHIKYFSEKGLRKNFYHYGTAGTLVWLFFVYMKSRKKLKTELSALLNAKTLSEQKEIYFRIEDKILNRLMEFVVNRHLSMCLLGVPRSQQELFIHEYRRGAMGFIQERLRHVFTQLPIQDNYFYRVYIEGAYSKACCPAYLKEDKHEIIRKRSDRIISHTSTLSEFLLQNPAAYSHFVLLDHQDWLAENNKEALEEEWRLILENSRAGSKILLRSAAKEVDFFPDFVKDRIVFEAKKTSQEHKLDRVGTYASTYLAQVK; from the coding sequence ATGCTAGTAGCTGACAGAATTCGAAACTGGGTATTCCACAAAGTTCATGTCAATAATCTCGTTTACAATACCTGCTGGGAAGATCCTCGCTGTGATCGAAACCTGATGGAGTTCAAAGAAGATAGTGAAATCGTCATGATCACCAGTGCCGGCTGCAATGCCCTGGCGTATTTGCTCGATGATCCTCAGGCTATTCATTGCATTGACATGAATCCCCGTCAAAATTCCTTATTGGAATTGAAGCTGGCACTCTTCAGGAATTGTAATCATGAGACTTTATTCCAATTTTTTGGTCAGGGAATGCATCCGCAGTATGATACGGTCTACAAAGAAAGCCTGCGAGAGGATTTATCTGGGGATGATCAGATTTTCTGGGACAAGCATATCAAGTACTTTTCAGAAAAAGGGCTGCGGAAAAATTTCTACCATTATGGAACAGCGGGTACCCTGGTTTGGTTGTTTTTTGTTTATATGAAGTCCCGGAAAAAACTGAAGACAGAACTCAGTGCATTGTTAAATGCCAAAACTTTGTCGGAGCAAAAGGAGATTTATTTCCGGATTGAGGACAAAATACTGAATCGTCTGATGGAGTTTGTGGTAAACCGACATCTGAGCATGTGCCTGCTGGGAGTACCGAGAAGCCAACAGGAGCTCTTTATCCATGAATACCGTCGAGGTGCAATGGGATTTATCCAGGAAAGGCTCAGACATGTGTTTACGCAATTGCCGATTCAAGACAATTATTTCTATCGGGTTTATATAGAAGGAGCCTATTCAAAAGCGTGTTGTCCGGCATACCTGAAGGAAGATAAGCATGAGATCATCCGGAAAAGAAGCGACCGAATTATCAGCCATACGAGCACCCTTTCTGAGTTTTTACTTCAAAATCCCGCTGCATATTCTCATTTTGTTTTACTGGATCATCAGGACTGGTTGGCTGAAAATAATAAAGAGGCATTGGAAGAGGAATGGAGGCTTATTTTAGAAAACAGCCGAGCCGGCAGCAAAATATTATTGAGATCAGCGGCAAAAGAAGTAGATTTTTTCCCGGACTTTGTAAAAGATCGCATAGTTTTTGAGGCAAAAAAAACAAGTCAGGAACACAAACTGGATAGGGTCGGCACCTATGCCAGTACTTATCTGGCGCAGGTTAAATAA
- a CDS encoding AraC family transcriptional regulator, which produces MYELYIAGISITVFSLLFILKREKKNLALYFACLILAVWGCRFLLYFIKGQIDLINAPLLIVLDQNLFFLDGPLLYFLTRSINQEKFIWRKDVFHFFPFLLALGHAISTYYAIPAEELIRHYQEIAREQAENSFSPHWKEIVFISAILVHNLIYVILSFKKTDSYKKGIRSLYSTLDNIELDWLDLILKIWLGLMFFPLFIFFLNYTMGFIRAGITEMIFTASLLACIVLYCYNLLSHNFADVPGLGAAKEKKPKHSPEEEKQFEGLLAYMEHEQPFLEVDLSLALLANQVDMHPNTLSHLINTYSGGNFFEFVNTYRVEEVKKELEASHEHIMIIAYNNGFKSKSSFNDVFKRKTGLTPSQYRKKMRH; this is translated from the coding sequence ATGTACGAACTATACATTGCAGGAATCTCTATTACGGTCTTTAGTTTACTCTTCATCTTAAAGAGGGAAAAAAAGAACCTGGCCCTATATTTTGCCTGCCTGATATTGGCAGTATGGGGATGCCGTTTTCTCCTCTACTTTATCAAAGGTCAAATCGATCTGATAAATGCACCTCTACTGATCGTTTTGGATCAAAATCTGTTTTTTCTGGATGGCCCATTATTGTATTTCTTAACTCGCTCAATCAATCAGGAGAAATTTATATGGCGAAAGGATGTATTTCATTTCTTCCCTTTTTTACTGGCACTTGGACATGCTATTAGTACTTATTACGCTATCCCTGCAGAAGAACTCATAAGGCATTATCAGGAAATTGCTAGAGAACAAGCAGAGAACAGTTTTTCTCCCCATTGGAAGGAGATAGTTTTCATATCAGCAATCCTGGTTCACAACCTGATCTATGTGATTCTGAGTTTCAAAAAGACCGATAGTTACAAAAAAGGCATTAGGTCTTTGTACTCTACCCTCGATAATATCGAGCTGGATTGGCTAGATCTCATTCTGAAAATCTGGTTAGGACTTATGTTCTTTCCCTTGTTTATCTTTTTCCTCAATTATACCATGGGCTTTATCAGGGCGGGGATTACAGAAATGATCTTTACCGCGTCTTTATTAGCCTGCATTGTTCTGTATTGCTATAACCTGCTTTCTCACAATTTTGCAGATGTTCCGGGTTTAGGTGCTGCTAAGGAGAAAAAGCCTAAACATAGCCCCGAAGAGGAGAAACAATTTGAAGGCTTACTTGCCTATATGGAACATGAGCAACCCTTTTTAGAGGTAGATTTAAGTTTGGCCTTATTAGCCAACCAAGTCGATATGCACCCCAATACCTTATCTCATCTCATCAATACCTATAGTGGAGGAAATTTTTTTGAGTTTGTGAATACCTATCGGGTGGAAGAAGTAAAAAAAGAACTGGAAGCCAGCCATGAGCACATCATGATCATTGCCTATAATAATGGCTTTAAATCCAAGTCCAGTTTCAATGATGTCTTTAAACGCAAGACAGGCCTGACCCCTAGTCAATACCGAAAAAAAATGAGGCATTAA
- a CDS encoding retropepsin-like aspartic protease has translation MKKILIIMLSLGCAGLITMAFNSPLVLMQEYSQVEAVSIPFKRASGLIFVKAKINGKKENFILDTGAPSLILNSAYFEEGEESESLKGVSGHISTSMVEVQKFDWAGIAAKDFEVISMDLSHLEDATGEKFAGLIGYDLVKDYELLIDYEQSELMLFKDGKSEYHQEVHPYDEISFEYMAHIPSLKCKIGTKDFVLGLDTGAANNLVNQHSYPRIEESQISILGNEELRGANKGVAEVVSFSVSDFKISEQSYEGMSFVKANISHLQGDKEHIDGLIGFPVLSRQITSINFPKRKMYFWN, from the coding sequence ATGAAAAAGATCCTTATCATTATGCTAAGTCTGGGGTGTGCAGGCCTGATTACTATGGCTTTCAACTCTCCTTTAGTCCTTATGCAAGAGTATTCACAGGTAGAGGCAGTAAGTATTCCTTTTAAAAGAGCTTCCGGATTGATCTTCGTGAAAGCTAAAATCAATGGGAAAAAGGAAAACTTTATCCTGGATACCGGTGCCCCTTCTCTGATCCTTAATTCGGCCTACTTTGAGGAAGGTGAAGAATCAGAATCCCTAAAAGGAGTTTCAGGCCATATTTCTACCTCAATGGTAGAGGTACAGAAATTTGACTGGGCGGGAATAGCAGCAAAAGATTTTGAGGTAATCAGCATGGACCTCAGCCATCTGGAAGATGCTACAGGTGAGAAATTTGCTGGGCTTATCGGCTATGACCTGGTCAAAGATTATGAACTTCTTATCGATTATGAACAATCTGAACTGATGCTATTCAAAGATGGGAAAAGCGAATACCATCAGGAAGTCCATCCCTATGATGAAATCTCATTTGAATATATGGCGCATATCCCGAGTCTGAAATGTAAAATTGGGACAAAGGATTTTGTGTTGGGATTGGATACAGGAGCTGCTAATAACCTAGTCAACCAACATAGTTATCCCAGAATCGAGGAATCCCAAATATCTATTTTAGGGAACGAGGAACTTAGGGGAGCGAATAAGGGCGTGGCAGAGGTTGTTTCCTTTTCCGTTTCAGATTTCAAAATCTCGGAGCAAAGCTATGAAGGAATGTCATTCGTCAAAGCAAATATCTCACATTTGCAAGGGGACAAAGAGCATATTGATGGCCTGATCGGATTTCCGGTGCTTTCCAGGCAAATCACCTCCATCAATTTCCCCAAGCGAAAGATGTACTTCTGGAATTAG
- a CDS encoding NADAR family protein — protein MKYSRQWLINQLSDGQSFKFLFFWGHRPTRDGSISQSVFSQWWEGHAFEENGSSYATAEHYMMAGKARLFQDEEILEKILQIESPAEAKKLGRQVRNFDANLWDRHSQDIVVQGNYLKFSQHPELQEFLLNTQNRIIVEASPRDRIWGIGMGKDNPAASYPDQWRGRNYLGFCLMEVRDKLREDKVG, from the coding sequence ATGAAGTATTCTCGTCAATGGCTTATCAATCAATTATCAGATGGGCAATCATTTAAATTTCTCTTTTTCTGGGGGCATCGTCCCACAAGAGATGGGAGCATCAGCCAAAGCGTTTTTAGCCAATGGTGGGAGGGCCATGCTTTTGAAGAAAATGGGAGTAGTTATGCAACTGCCGAGCATTATATGATGGCCGGAAAAGCCCGATTGTTTCAGGATGAAGAAATTCTGGAAAAAATTCTACAAATAGAGAGTCCGGCTGAAGCAAAAAAATTAGGCCGACAGGTCAGGAATTTTGATGCCAACTTATGGGATCGACATAGCCAGGATATTGTCGTTCAGGGAAATTATCTCAAATTTTCTCAGCATCCTGAATTGCAGGAATTTCTCTTGAATACCCAAAATCGTATTATCGTAGAAGCTAGCCCCAGAGATCGAATTTGGGGAATAGGCATGGGCAAAGACAATCCCGCAGCTTCTTATCCGGATCAATGGAGAGGAAGAAACTATCTGGGCTTTTGTCTCATGGAAGTACGAGATAAGTTGAGGGAAGACAAAGTGGGTTAG
- a CDS encoding TetR/AcrR family transcriptional regulator, translating to MKHSLVRETIVKTASRLFYEQGYNLTGINEIIKEAGIAKATLYSHFRSKEDLCVAYLKYRNETFLVDIENFCLKEARGEAQMLGLFGFLEEFYDDKGFNGCWCMNTVSELPRDNGKVRQEIQKQKNDFLKLIQKLLRDNYPKLGEKKQDLLAKQIYLIYEGAISESHLHLSSWPIKSAKELCQQILA from the coding sequence ATGAAACATTCTTTGGTCCGTGAAACTATCGTCAAAACCGCTTCCCGTCTCTTTTATGAGCAGGGGTATAATTTGACGGGGATCAATGAGATCATCAAAGAAGCAGGTATAGCAAAAGCTACTCTTTATAGTCATTTTCGTTCGAAAGAAGACCTCTGTGTAGCTTATCTGAAATATCGCAATGAAACTTTTTTGGTCGATATAGAGAACTTTTGTCTGAAAGAGGCGAGGGGAGAGGCTCAGATGCTGGGCTTATTCGGTTTTTTAGAAGAGTTTTATGATGATAAGGGATTCAATGGCTGTTGGTGTATGAATACAGTCTCCGAATTGCCCCGAGATAATGGCAAAGTCCGACAGGAAATTCAGAAACAGAAAAATGACTTTCTGAAACTTATCCAAAAACTTTTGAGGGATAATTATCCTAAACTGGGAGAAAAGAAGCAGGATCTCCTGGCCAAACAAATTTACCTTATCTATGAAGGGGCAATTTCAGAAAGCCACTTACATCTAAGTTCCTGGCCAATCAAATCAGCCAAAGAACTTTGTCAACAAATTTTGGCGTAG